In Candidatus Bathyarchaeia archaeon, the genomic stretch CTGAGGCGGAAGAATAATGACGCTTCCTCCCTGATTTAAAACATTTGAAACCGTCACCCGGAAGAGGCGCTCGGGCGCCAGCGTCACATCCCTCTCAAACTCTAGTAGATTATAGCATCCGCGCCTAAACATTACGCCAACTACTTTATCCAGGTCTCGGATGCCAGAAGAATAATAGTCCTTACCATGCATGACAATCTTAAACTTCTTCGTTGGCTCTGGGAGCCCGCCCATGATTAGCGGCCTGAAAACTTTGAATCCGCCCTTTAATGTGAATGCTAATTTTGACCATAGCACTTCTGTTCCGCGGGCCTTAAGTATCTTTAGGCATCTTAGGAGCGCTCCGTTAACTTCGGTCTTATTGAGGTGGATTATGAAGTCTGATAGGAACTCGGCTGGCTCATAGTTTTCCTCGGCAGTCATCTTCTCAACTATTATTATTGTTGTGCAGCCCATCTCCCTAACAATCTTACTCAGAACTGTATGGACGAGTATGCGCGCATCATATGGCTTCTCTATAACCTGCGATATTGCCGAGAAAGAGTCTATGGCGAGCACGCTTGCCCCAATATCGGCAATTTCGCCTAGAATCTGCTCAAAAACGGCTGGGACGCCAGCCTCCTTAAGCGTAGCCATCTCAAGAAACCTAAACCTCCCAGAGCGCTCGAGCCTCTCGAAATCTAAGCCTAAACCACGCATATTCTCAAAGAAACTCTTTCGCCCCTCAACGAAACTCACATATAAGCCGTTACAGCCAAGCCTCTCAACACCATTATAAATCCAGTTAGCGGCAAAAATAGTCTTACCAGTGCCCGGAGGGCCGGTAACAGCCACCAGGCTGCCAGCCGGGAAACCACCATCAAGAACAGAGTCGAGTACGTCGCTTCCAGTAGATATGCGGCTCATAATAATACCCCATACAAAAACAGCCACCAATCCTTTTTTTAAAGAGAAGTATTATTTAAAAATTTACAGATTTATTTAAAAGCATTTAGATTATTGGTGTTAGCTTCGGCATCGGATAGCCCTTTGAAGCGTCCATTTCTAATACGTGAAGGTTTGTTCTAGGCTTTACGCCGTAGACTAGTACGGCTCCATGCTCCCGTGTAATCCTCAAGTGTATGTCTGCTGTCGCTGAGAGGATCTTAGCCAGCCTCGGGTAGCCCGGCTTAAGCAACACTATGCCTAAGCCCTCCATCTCTTTCACTCGTGTAAAATCAATTCTTATTGCTGAAAGTGTCTCTTTCACTCCGTACGTGTTTATCAGCATGTCTGCTCCAGTGATGCGTAGCACTGGCTGCCCCGTCCTCTCCATTAACTCCCGCTCAACATCAAGGTACTTAGCGTAGTCCTCTGAGGGGCTTTCGCCCTTAAACGCTACAAGAGGGGGCTCAGGCTTAAAGCCAGGATAGTCCTTAACGCATATCCTCATGAGCCTATCTATGACATCTCTGGGCGCACCCATCCCCTCAGCCCCTCTAATTATCTGGCTGGGATCAACACCCACCGAAGGGATCACTATTATGCCTCGCCCATGCTTGGCGAAGTTTGAGGCTGTCGGAAACACAATTAAATGGTAATGTAGCGTTGAAACGTACTCGCTAATTTCTAGGAGAATTAGTGAGCCTTTCGGGTAGCCTCCTCCGAGCATCTTGTCCAGGTCTGGTGATCCTGTTGAGAAGTATTCTTCTGTGTCTGGCTGCGGCTGGAATCTGCGCGGCTTCTCGATGGGTTTAGGCTTGAATGGTGGGAAGACTTTGAAGCCGTCTTTAAGTGTGAAGACGGCTTGGGTTTCGGGCGTCGGCGTCCCCCTCATCTTAAGTATTTCCAAGTCTCTTAGGAGCCTTCCATCCATCCTAGTTCTCCTAAGTAGTATTATGCCGTCTGCGACGAACTCCTCTATGCCTAAGCCCATCCTGTTCTCGCCATATGGCGCCTCCACAATCAGGATCGTTGTGCAGCCCATTAGCCTAGTAATCCTGCTTAAAACAGTATGTAGGATGATCCTAGCATCCTGCGGGTCCTTGAATGCCTGAGCCATAGCTGAGAATGAGTCTATTACTAGGCGTCTAGCCCCTATCCGGCTCACCTCATTGAG encodes the following:
- a CDS encoding ATPase domain-containing protein, with translation MSRISTGSDVLDSVLDGGFPAGSLVAVTGPPGTGKTIFAANWIYNGVERLGCNGLYVSFVEGRKSFFENMRGLGLDFERLERSGRFRFLEMATLKEAGVPAVFEQILGEIADIGASVLAIDSFSAISQVIEKPYDARILVHTVLSKIVREMGCTTIIIVEKMTAEENYEPAEFLSDFIIHLNKTEVNGALLRCLKILKARGTEVLWSKLAFTLKGGFKVFRPLIMGGLPEPTKKFKIVMHGKDYYSSGIRDLDKVVGVMFRRGCYNLLEFERDVTLAPERLFRVTVSNVLNQGGSVIILPPQGLSASTVWRALEPFVHEDVLKRNLKIVDFKAAAVEAVEPYVMLFEGKSLREDMMCFWNAVSEFRRQRGRPVFSVVGFDTLEYMYGKDELLKILGEDLAKTRNFGDVRLNIVRPECAIASHLSSLADIHLIVREICGAIFLQGIKPKTPLLNIELHTDEEGSEIKLTPIL
- a CDS encoding ATPase domain-containing protein, which translates into the protein GHAMKGSANRVPTGVSGLDELISGGFPRGSLIVLAGNPGTGKTIFSATFIYNGIVNYGERGIYVSFAENREAFLGNMLSLGLDFERLEEEGMFRFLDMVTAREEAMPTVMETILNEVSRIGARRLVIDSFSAMAQAFKDPQDARIILHTVLSRITRLMGCTTILIVEAPYGENRMGLGIEEFVADGIILLRRTRMDGRLLRDLEILKMRGTPTPETQAVFTLKDGFKVFPPFKPKPIEKPRRFQPQPDTEEYFSTGSPDLDKMLGGGYPKGSLILLEISEYVSTLHYHLIVFPTASNFAKHGRGIIVIPSVGVDPSQIIRGAEGMGAPRDVIDRLMRICVKDYPGFKPEPPLVAFKGESPSEDYAKYLDVERELMERTGQPVLRITGADMLINTYGVKETLSAIRIDFTRVKEMEGLGIVLLKPGYPRLAKILSATADIHLRITREHGAVLVYGVKPRTNLHVLEMDASKGYPMPKLTPII